The following coding sequences lie in one Thalassoglobus polymorphus genomic window:
- a CDS encoding thiol-disulfide oxidoreductase DCC family protein — translation MSTEIQTGGSDSKGPERVDSQSEGTCIVFFDGVCGLCNGTVNFLLNHDKNRALKFAPLQGETAQRLLPQDQRDLNSIVFLEGKNTWRCSSAITRIFWKLPVPWSILGSLLWVIPKPIRDFGYRIVAKSRYRIFGKKETCRMPTPEDRGQMLE, via the coding sequence ATGAGTACTGAAATTCAGACTGGCGGCAGTGACTCCAAAGGACCAGAGAGAGTGGACTCACAATCGGAAGGAACTTGTATTGTCTTTTTTGATGGAGTTTGCGGTCTATGCAACGGGACCGTGAATTTTTTGCTCAACCATGATAAAAACCGTGCTTTGAAATTCGCACCTTTACAGGGAGAGACAGCTCAGCGTCTCCTGCCTCAAGATCAACGTGACTTGAATTCGATTGTCTTTCTGGAAGGGAAGAACACCTGGCGGTGCTCGTCAGCGATCACCAGAATTTTCTGGAAACTTCCGGTCCCATGGTCAATATTGGGGTCACTTCTCTGGGTGATTCCGAAACCGATTCGGGATTTCGGATACAGGATTGTCGCTAAGTCGCGTTATCGAATCTTCGGAAAAAAAGAGACGTGCCGCATGCCGACTCCTGAAGATCGGGGACAAATGCTTGAGTAA